Proteins from a genomic interval of Amphiura filiformis chromosome 9, Afil_fr2py, whole genome shotgun sequence:
- the LOC140160808 gene encoding deoxycytidylate deaminase-like isoform X1, with protein MNGNVAAPVRDINTKRDDYIEWDDYFMSVAFLSAQRSKDPSSQVGACIVNDDKKIVGIGYNGMPNGCSDNTLPWTKEHDDQLETKYPYVCHAEMNAIMNKNSADVKNCTLYVALFPCNNCAKLVIQSGIKKIMYFSDKHKDKPETKASKRMMDLAQIQYKQYIPKTKKVVIDFSAIDQSVFGPS; from the exons ATGAATGGCAatgt AGCTGCACCGGTTCGCGATATAAATACAAAGCGGGATGATTATATAGAATGGGATGACTATTTTATGTCTGTGGCATTCCTCTCTGCACAAAGAAGTAAAGATCCTAGTTCTCAG GTTGGAGCTTGCATCGTGAATGACGACAAAAAGATTGTTGGGATAGGCTATAATGGTATGCCTAATGGCTGTAGTGATAACACGCTACCATGGACAAAGGAACATGATGATCAATTAGAGACAAAATATCCATATG TCTGCCACGCCGAGATGAATGCCATCATGAACAAGAATTCAGCAGATGTGAAGAACTGCACCTTGTACGTGGCCCTGTTCCCTTGTAACAATTGCGCCAAGCTCGTCATCCAGTCGGGGATTAAGAAAATCATGTATTTTTCGGACAAACATAAAGACAAACCAGAAACAAAGGCATCTAAGAGAATGATGGATCTAGCACAAATTCAGTACAA ACAATACATCCCAAAGACGAAGAAAGTGGTTATAGACTTCTCAGCAATCGACCAATCTGTGTTTGGACCGTCTTAA
- the LOC140160808 gene encoding deoxycytidylate deaminase-like isoform X2: MSVAFLSAQRSKDPSSQVGACIVNDDKKIVGIGYNGMPNGCSDNTLPWTKEHDDQLETKYPYVCHAEMNAIMNKNSADVKNCTLYVALFPCNNCAKLVIQSGIKKIMYFSDKHKDKPETKASKRMMDLAQIQYKQYIPKTKKVVIDFSAIDQSVFGPS, translated from the exons ATGTCTGTGGCATTCCTCTCTGCACAAAGAAGTAAAGATCCTAGTTCTCAG GTTGGAGCTTGCATCGTGAATGACGACAAAAAGATTGTTGGGATAGGCTATAATGGTATGCCTAATGGCTGTAGTGATAACACGCTACCATGGACAAAGGAACATGATGATCAATTAGAGACAAAATATCCATATG TCTGCCACGCCGAGATGAATGCCATCATGAACAAGAATTCAGCAGATGTGAAGAACTGCACCTTGTACGTGGCCCTGTTCCCTTGTAACAATTGCGCCAAGCTCGTCATCCAGTCGGGGATTAAGAAAATCATGTATTTTTCGGACAAACATAAAGACAAACCAGAAACAAAGGCATCTAAGAGAATGATGGATCTAGCACAAATTCAGTACAA ACAATACATCCCAAAGACGAAGAAAGTGGTTATAGACTTCTCAGCAATCGACCAATCTGTGTTTGGACCGTCTTAA